In Listeria cossartiae subsp. cossartiae, the DNA window CAGGCAACCAAATCCGTTATTCCACACTATTCTGCCATGCACAAGATACACTCATGACAGCCAAAAGTGAAATATTAATCGGCGAGCATATGCTGCGTTTATTCAAGAAAATGACCGAACTAACTAAAAAATAGGAGGTACAAGCATGTTCGAAAATTATCAATTCCCGAAAGACTTCTTATGGGGTGGAGCAATTGCCGCCAATCAAGCAGAAGGCGCATTTAAAGTAGATGGAAAAGGAATTAGTTTAGCAGATTTACACAAATATCATAAAGGGAAAACAAATGATGAAATTAGCGAAGAACAACATAAAGGAGTAAGTTTAGCGGATATTAAAGCAAGCATAGAAGACAAAGTAAATTATTATCCGAAACGTCACGGTATCGATTTTTATCATACTTATCCAGAAGATTTGGCTTTGCTTGCTGAAATGGGCTTTAAAACATTCCGAACTTCACTGGACTGGACACGAATTTTCCCAACTGGCGAAGAAGAGGAACCGAATGAAGCAGGGCTAAAATATTATGACCAACTCATCGACAAAATTATCGAACTTGGAATGGAACCAATCATTACGATTTTACATTATGAAACTCCAGTTGAAATCGTTTTAAAACACGGTGGCTGGCATAATCGCAAAGTCATCGATCTATTTGAAAAATACGGCAAAACTGTACTAGAACGCTACAACAAAAAAGTAAAATATTGGATTGTCATTAACCAAATTAATTTAATCCAATTTGAACCATTCAACTCGACAGCCATTCCATATGATGCGGTAGATGATTATTTATCTGCAACTTACCAAGCAGTCCACAATCAATTTGTTGCTAGCGCGAAAATTTATGAATACGGAAAAGCACTGAATCCTGATTTAATGATTGGTACGATGCTCGCTGATTGTACGGCCTATCCATTCTCATGCGATCCAGATGATATCGTGCTCGCAATGAAACGCAATCGAATGGAATATTTCTTCGCAGACGTGCAATTCCAAGGCGAATATCCGCAATATGCATTGAACTATTTTGCCGAAAATAATATTAATATTGAAATCACAGACGAAGACAAAGCCATTTTGCAAAAAAATACGATGGACTATCTTGCACTTTCCTATTATTATTCGCAAATGGTAGATTCCAAGAAAAACGATTTGGACCCAGCGTCGATTACACCAAATCCACATCTAAAAGCCAATCCGTGGGGCTGGGCAGTCGATCCAAAAGGGCTATATAACGCATTGTCGCAGTACTGGGACAGATACCATAAACCAATTATTATCGCTGAAAATGGTTTCGGCATGTATGACAAATTGGAAAATGGCGAAATCCACGATGATTACCGGATTGATTATTTATCCGCCCATCTAAAAGAAATGAAACGCGCAATGTATGACGGCGTGGAAATCATTGCATACTGCGCTTGGGGCCCAATTGATATCGTTAGTTGTTCTTCCGCGCAAATGGAAAAAAGATATGGTTTCATTTACGTTGATTTAGACAACGAAGGAAACGGCACAGGCAAAAGAATTAAAAAAGATAGCTTTTCATGGTATAAAAAAGTAATAGAGTCTAATGGGGAAGACTTAGAAGCTTAATGTAATAGAGCGCCAGTTGTAGTAGTTGATAGCTAATACAACTGGCTTTCGGTATATAGGGGGAACAGGAAATGGATACGCAAAAAGAAATATTAGCTTATTTGCATAAACAAGAAAATAAGTGGGTTACCTCCAATGAATTAGCAGATTTTTGCGGGTGTACAACACGGACCATTCGCAATAATATTTACAAAATAAACGAAGCAACACCAGGTGTAATTAACTCCGCCAAACAAGGCTATCAAATCAACCCAAACATCCAACCGGAAGTCCAAACAGAAAGTGATGCCGCGGAACGAAAATCCAAACTTTTACTAGAACTCATTAAAAATTCGACAAAAGGCGTTGATTTATTCGACCTCGCGGATATTTTATTTATTTCAGAAGTCACCTTAAAAAAAGACATCCAACAATTAAAAAGCGAACTAAAAGAAGCCGATGTCCAAATCGTCATTGATAAAAACCAAGTAAAACTAATCGGCAAAGAACGCGCCAAAAGAAAATACATGATTTCCTTATTATATGAAGAAGGCGGCTATCGCGAGAGCATCAAAAGCCACATCCAAGAAATGATTGAATTTGTTTCGATCGACAAACTGCAAAACATCGTCAAAGAAGTCCTAGCGAGCGAATCGATTACAACCAATCAATACTCGATGATGAATATCGTGCTGCATTACGCCATTAGCATCGTTCGGATTCAACAAGGCAACACCCTCATCGAAACGCAAAAAACACTCATCCACAAGCACTCCAAAGAATACGAAATCTCGAAAAAAATTGCTGACATTCTTTCCGAAGAATACCAAATCCATTTTTCAGAAGCAGAAACGAAGCAACTAGGACTTTTATATGTCGGTCTGCAAAATGAACAATCCGCCAACGCCAATCAAGCCGAATTAGATCAATTTGTCGATAAAAACATCATCGAGGCACTTAAAATCGTCCTCACAAATGTAGAAGAAACCTACCTGATTGATCTGCAAAACGAGCAACTTTTTATCAAACTAGCTATCCATATTCAAAGTTTATACTATCGTTCTCGCTATAAAGCCTACACAAGAAATTTAAGTTTGCTTGATATTAAAACGTCCTATCCCGTCACATTTGATATCGCTGTTTACATTTCCTCCTTATTACAAGAAAAACTAGCAATTGATTTTAACGAAGACGAAATTTCCTTTATCGCGCTGCATATCGGTTCTTTTTTAGAAAGCGAAAACCGTGATAATATTCGTTTGGAAATTGGCATTTTAGTCGACGATTATCACGATTTAAGAGCAAATATGCTGAAAAAACTACAATCATTATTCGAAAACGAAGCAACTATCAAAGTAATGGAAAACGAGGCGTACGAAGAAGATTTCGATATCATTTTAACGACCAATCGAGATGTCGCCCTTGAAAAAGCAGGTTCGATTTTCATTCACCCGCTACTAACAACAAAAGACATCAAAAAAATCACAAGCCGCATTCGCACTAAAAAGAAAATACTCGAAAATAACATACTCGGACAACAAATCGACCACTACATCGTCCAGTCGCTCTATTCCAACCAAATCGACCCCTCAGAACTAACACCCGCAAAAATCAGAGAACAAATGATTTCTAAAATGGAAAAACAAGCTTTCGTCACAACCGATTTTAAGAAAAAAGTAGAAAAAAGAGAACAAATGGCGCCAACCAGTTTCCCGTCAGGCATCGCTATCCCTCACTCTATCAAAAACGATGCCCTACGCAGTGGCGTTTCCATAATGACATTGCAAGAACCGATTTACTGGAATGACGTCAAAGTAAAAATAATCGCGCTCGTCGCCATCAGCAAAAAAGACGCAAATGAGTTCAATGATTTTTTCGAGAAGTTTGTAGAAATCGTTTCCGAACCAATCAACGCCAAACGATTATCCATGGCAGAAAGCTTCGAAGAGTTCATCCGAAAACTAAAAATGATGATTGAAGAAAGCGAATAAACCTGGCCGTGTATTTATAGTACACGGCTTATTTCGGTTGAAGTAACGAGCAAAGTGCGTTATAATAAAACCATCAAACGAAAAGGAGTGTTATCTTAAGCCAATGAAATTCTAATCCTGTACTATATGAAAAAATGAAGAAAGCTATCCAATTTTTGGGTAGAAACTATTTTTTCGGACGGGATTCGTATGTTCATTTCGCATGATAACTCTAGCTCTAAGCCTTTTTTGGCGTAGCTTCGCGAATTCCTCTCTGAAAATATTCAGGAGGTTATTTTTTATGTCTATAATCGAAATTAATCAATTAAAAATAGAAGTAGGGGACAGAACGCTAGTCGAAATCCCTCATTTACTCGTCCACAAAAAAGCAAGAATTGGCATCATCGGTCAAAACGGTCTTGGAAAAACGACGCTCATGGAAGTAATCGCTGGCGAGAGAGAAGCCACATCAGGCAGCATAACAACACACGGCAAACTCGCTTATATTAAACAACTCCCTAACGAAAAAAGCACCAAAAGCGGCGGCGAAAAAACAAGAAAAGCCATCCAACATGCGATGCGTCAAAATCCAAGTGTTCTCTTAGCAGACGAACCAACGAGCAACCTTGACGTTGACAGCGTAAAACATTTAGAACGCCAATGGAGCGATTTTCACGGTGCGCTACTAATTATCTCGCATGACCGCGCCTTTTTAAACGCCCTTTGCACAGAAATATGGGAAATTAAAAATCAAAATATCCACGTTTATAAAGGGAATTATCAAGCTTATTTAGAACAAAAAGAGCAACAAGAAAATCAAGCCGAACTTGCCTACAAAGAATTTAAAAACAAAAAGAAACAACTAGAAGCATCCCAAAACTATCACGAAATCGAAGCAGGGCGGATTGTTAAACCGGGAAAACGCTTGAACAACAAAGAAGCCAGCGCCTTTAAAGCCGGTAAAGGCACGCAACAAAAGAAACAACATAGTACAATCAAAGCGTTAGAAAAACGAATCGAACGGCTCGGAAATGTCGAAAAACCACATACGACAAAGCCAATTAAAATCATCACCCCAGAAAATCGCATCATCAAAAAAGGCAACACGATACTAAGCGCGAAAGAAACGACCTACAAAATCGCCGGGCGCCAACTTTTTGAAACAAACGCCTTTTCAATCAAAGCGGGTGATAAAGTAGCACTTATCGGTGAAAACGCAAGCGGGAAAACGACCTTTTTAAGAGAAATAATCCAAGAAAACCCAGCACTCACTTGCAATGCTCAAGCTAAAATCGCCTATTTTGACCAAGAACTAAAAGGTCTAGATCTAACCAAAACACTTTTAGAAAACATCACAGAGAAGAGCGTCCAAACTAAACAAGTGAACCGAGAAGTACTCGGAAGCATGCATTTTAAAGAAAGTGACTTGCCTAAAAAAGTAAGCATGCTCTCTGGCGGGGAACGAGTGAAATTACTTCTCAGCATGCTCCTTGTCAGTGATGCCAATTTCCTGATTCTCGATGAACCAACCAATTATTTGGATATCTATGCAATGGAAGCCTTAGAGACATTAATCAAACAGTTTAGCGGAACCGTTTTATTCGTTTCCCATGACAGAACCTTTGTAAAGCAAGTCGCAGAGGAATTGCTCGTCATCGAAAATAACGAAATGACGTTTCATCGTATGACATTTGCAGAATATGAAGAAAGCAAAGCGCCAAGCCGAATCACAGAAGAAGATAAATTGATTTTAGAAATGCGCATGTCCGAAATAGCCGCCAAGCTAATGCAACCGAATTTAAAGCCGGCTGAAAAGGCAATGCTCGAACAAGATTACCAAGAAATTATCACAAAAAGACAACAATTTAGTTAAATTGTTGTCTTTTTATTCAAGCAAAACAAAAAATATAGTCAGTTATCTTTTACTTGATTTCTGCAAAAGATAGGCTTAGAATCAAATAGTTATTAAAAAGAGGACAGAAAGAAGGAATCCCATGTTTAGTCATCTACCGGATTCATTCCTACAAATGAATACCATTTTTATTTCGATTTTGATTGAGGCACTGCCGTTTGTGTTAATTGGTGTTTTTATTGCTGGCTTTATTCAAATGTTTATATCAGAACAATTCATTGCCCGAGTTATCCCGAAAAACAAATTTCTCGCCGTCATTGTTGGCTCGTTTATTGGTATATTTTTCCCTTCCTGCGAATGCGGGATCGTTCCAATCGTTCGTAATTTACTAGCAAAAGGTGTACCGCTTCATGCCGGAATTGCCTTCATGCTCACAGCGCCGATTATTAATCCAGTAGTATTATTTTCGACGTATGTTGCCTTTGGAAGCACCTGGGAAGTTCCGCTGTTGCGTGTTGCTGGAAGCCTAGTCGTCGCGCTCGTTGTCGGAAATATTATCGCTTATTTTTATAAAGGAACAGGCTTGAAAGACCGCTTTTTAAAATATGAAGCTGCTAGTGAAAAAGTAGCCGTTCCAGCTGGAAATCTAGCACTTGCTGGCGGACCTGCGGAAAGTACGACAACTAACTTTCAAGCACTAACAACCGAAGCCGCATCTCATAACGCTCATGCGCACCACCATCATCACGGTGAAGAGCACACACATGCAAAAATGACTTTAAATCAGAAAATCTGGCATACCGTACAGCACGCGGTCGACGAATTTTTTTCCGTCGGTAAGTATCTCGTGTTTGGAGCATTGATTGCCGCTGCGATGCAAACATACATTAAAACATCCACACTCGTGTCAATTGGTCATGGTCCGATTTTATCCATCTTACTTATGATGGTTCTGGCCTTTGTATTATCGCTATGCTCCGAAGCAGATGCCTTTATTGGTGCCTCTTTCCGTAGTGTTTTTTCCACGCAATCGATCGTTGCATTTTTAGTGTTTGGTCCGATGCTCGATATTAAAAATTTAATGATGATGTTAGGAGCATTTAAAGCAAAATTTGTCTTATTAATTGTTACTAGTGTAACGATTGTTGTCTTTTTATACGCCCTAGTAATTTAACCGAAAGTAGGTGAGCAGATGTTTCGCGTATTCATTTTATTTGGATTTGGTTTTTATTTGATGCAGTTACATATTTCTGGTGATATCAGTAAATATATTAATATGAAGTACGCTTATTTATCGTTTTCCGCGATGATTGCCGCATTTTTACTGGCGATTATTCAACTAATTATGGTTTTTCGCGACGAAGATATTGGCGCCAAAACAGAACATATGGGGCATATCCATGACGGTGAAAATACGATTTTGAAAAAAATTATGGTATATGGTTTACTTTCTTACGCCTTAATCGCCGGTTTCCTTTTCCCAGTCGCAACGCTTGATTCAACTATCGTCTCCGCTAAAGGATTCCATTTTCCGAAAAACAATGCTGCTGGTGATGACCCATACGCTCAAAATCAATTTTTACGACCGGATACGAGTGGCTATTTTGGCGAAACGGACTATGAAAAAATGATGGCGAAAGAAAAAGCCGAAATCATCGACCAAAATCCCATCAAAGTCAATGATAGTAATTATTTAATGACGATGGAAATTCTCTACAATTATCCAGGCGAATTTACTGGCAAACAAATCGAATTTACCGGATTTGTCTATAATGATGAAGTCACCAAAGATAATAACTTATTCCTGTTCCGCTTTGGAATTATTCACTGCGTCGCCGATTCAGGTGTGTTCGGAATGCTCGTTCAAATGCCCGAAAAGACCAATTTGAAAAACGATACATGGCTTACCGTAAAAGGAACCATCACCCAAGAATATTATTCACCTTTTAAAATGAATATCCCATCTGTGCAAGTAGAAAGCTATAAAGAAGTAGCAAAACCAAAATCAGTTTATGTCTATCGTAAATATTAAATCGCTACTTGCGGATTTATGCAGCTTGCGTTATCCTTAAATAAAGCTGTTTACGTTTTCACGAATGAATAAAAGGATGGAACATTGAATGAATGATTACAACCACTACTTTCATTTCCCACGAGAAGAATGGCGCAAGTTGGAAGTGAGTAAGGACCAAATATTAACTGCAGAGGAACTGGAAGAAATACGTGGTTTAAATGACCGAATTTCTTTACAAGATATCTCTGAAATCTATTTACCACTAATAAAATTAATTGCGATTCAATACCATGAAGCGATTTTTATTCATGGCGAAAAAATGGAATACTTAAAGAAAAAAGAATCGCGTGCCCCGTTTATCATCGCATTAGCTGGAAGTGTAGCTGTTGGGAAAAGTACGACTGCGCGTGTTTTCAAATTAATGCTTGATCGCTGGTTCTCCAAAACAAGACAAGTAGAGCTTGTAACTACAGATGGTTTTCTCTATCCTAATAAGGTCTTAGAAGAGCGCGGCATCATGGACAAAAAAGGCTTTCCTGAAAGCTACGACCGCGACCGTTTTGCCAAGTTTTTAACCGATTTAAAAGCAAATAAAGAAGATGTCGAAGTACCACTTTATTCGCATTTCACTTATGATGTTTTAGAGGAAACACGGATGATGCACAATCCGGATATCGTTATTATAGAAGGAATCAACGTCCTTCAAGCCGACCAACATGAGAGTCTTTTTCCGAGCGACTTCTTTGATTTCTCCGTTTATATGGATGCCAATGAAGCAGATATTAAGAAATGGTACTTAGAACGTTTCTTCATGCTTCGCGAAACAGCTTTCCAAGATGAAAGCTCCTATTTTCATCCATATACTAAAATCAGCAAACAAGAAGCCGAAACATTTGCACTCGGCGTTTGGGATACAATCAACGGCGTCAACTTAAAAGAAAACATCGAGAAAACAAAATACCGAGCGGACCTAGTGCTTCATAAAGGCACAGATCACCTCATTTCAGACATTTATTTACGCAAATAACCGAATGCAGATAGAAGGAAACTTCTTGATGCGTTCGGTTTTTTCTTTACATTAGAGAAAATCGGAGTACAATGGAAAGTGAGTAATCACTCATTTAAAAAAGGAGGGAAAACAATGTCAGAAATAGCAATTAATGTATCGAATTTAGACGTAAAAATCGGCAAGAAACAAATTTTAGCTGATATGTCACTCGAAATCCAAAAAGGCGAGATATTCGGCTTAATCGGCCCATCCGGCGCGGGCAAAACGACACTTGTTAAAACAATCATCGGTATGGAAAAGGCAACGAGCGGCCAAACCAAAGTTTTAGGAAAAGTAATGCCAAATTTACCGGTCATTAGCAAAATCGGCTACATGGCCCAGTCAGACGCACTCTACACCGATTTAACCGCCAAAGAAAACTTAGATTTTTTCGCTTCCCTTTATTCCATTAAAGGTGCTGCCAAAAAAGACCGAATGGATTATGCGGCCAACCTCGTTAACTTACAACAAGATTTAACTAAAAAGGTGACCAATTATTCGGGCGGGATGAAACGCAGATTATCACTCGCTATTTCTGTACTTGCAGATCCTGACGTCCTTATTTTAGATGAGCCAACAGTCGGAATTGATCCAGAACTAAGAAAAACCATTTGGGAAGAGCTAGCAGATTTGAAAGCAAACGGCAAATGTATCCTTGTAACGACGCACGTGATGGATGAAGCCGAAAAATGCGATCGACTTGCAATGATTAGAAATGGAAAAATAATCGCCGTAGGGACCCCACAGGAGCTCTCAAGTAAAACCACATCCGGTAAACTAGAAGATGCCTTTTTAGAGTTTGGAGGGAAGAACTAATGCGAATACTTGCTATCGTCAAACGAATCGTCAACCAATTTCGCCGTGATAAACGTACACTCGCTCTAATGTTTCTCGCACCACTGCTACTTATCACTTTGCTAACCTACTTATTTGAAGGGGATACAGTCAAACCCGTCGTTGGTGTAAGCGGACTAACTGATTCCATGGTACAAGAACTAAAAGCAAATGACCTCACCATTAAAACCTACGCGGAAAACACTAACGCCACCGATAAAATTAAAGCTGCCGATTTGGACGCATTTTTCCAGCAAAGCGGTGAGAAAATCGAGGTAACATATGAAAATAGTGAACCAAGTCTAAGCAAAGAAATCGGCTTAAAACTGCAAAAAGCATTGATGGCCGAGCAACAAACACAAGCGAAAAACCAAGCAAAAGCAACTGGCGAAGCGCTCGCCAAAGCTGGAATTGACACAAGCACCATCCCAACACTCACACAAAGCCCTGAAAAACTAACGATTTCAACCGATTACGTTTACGGAGACAAGGATACAAGCTTTTTCGACACCATTAGCCCGATTTTCATTGGCTTTTTCGTATTCTTCTTTGTATTTTTAATCGCCGGAATTTCGTTCTTGCGCGAAAGAACAACTGGAACACTCGAGCGACTAATGGCGACACCAATTAAACGGATTGAATTAGAACTAGGATATTTAATCGGCTTTGGGATTTTCGCCTTACTACAGTCCATTTTAGTCGCCGTATTTTCGATTCAAGTACTTGGCATGATGCAAAACGGCTCACTATTCTATGTTTTACTGATTACCTTGACACTCGGAATGGTTTCACTGGCACTAGGAATTTTACTCTCTACTTTTGCGAATAATGAATTCCAAATCGTTCAGTTTATTCCTATCGTTATCGTGCCGCAAGTACTATTTTGTGGGATTTTCCCGCTCGATGGTATGGCGGATTGGCTCGTTTGGATTGCACACATTATGCCACTATACTACGGCGCCAACGCACTAACATCCATCATGGTAAAAGGAGAAGGATTTGCTGCGTTCGCGAATGATTTCTATATTTTACTAGGATTTGTACTTGTATTTGTCGTATTAAATATTTTTGCTTTAAAAAAATACCGGAAAGTTTAACTGGAAAGGAAGAGATACCACGTGGATGCAGAAGGAGATATCATCCGTCAAATGCTTGATTTAACGGAAAAAGAAACCAAGATGAGCGAAAAGCAACGCCGAATTGTTGCAGCTTCCATCGAACTATTTGCTGAAAAAGGCTACGCTGGAACGTCTACAAATGAAATTGCGAAAAAAGCAGGCGTCGCAGAAGGAACCATTTTTAGACATTATAGAACGAAAAAAGATTTATTAATGGCGATTACGATGCCAACGCTCATTGGTGGTGTGATACCATTTTTAGCCCAAAGCTTTGTAAAAGAAGTTTTTGAAAGTGAATATCCGGATTTTCAGTCGTTTATTCGTGAAATTATCGTGAACCGTTTTGAATTTGCCAAAGAAAATGGTAAGGTCATCAAAATTTACTTTATGGAGTTGTTTTATCATGATGAACTGAGAGTGCAATTTTCGGAAATTTTTATGACACATGTAAAAGGGCAATTTGATCAAATGATTGATTTTTATAAAGAACGTGGCGAAATAGTCGATATGCCAAACAGCACGATCATGCGGGCGCTAATCACTAATATAGTTGGTTTTATGCTAACTAGATTTGTCGTCATGCCAGATGCTAATTGGGATGATCCAAAAGAAATTGATGATACCGTTTCGTATATTATGAGAGGGTTAGGCAAATAAAAAATGAGTCCAGATATTCTGGACTCATTTTTTTTATTTACTCGTTGAATCAGTTGATTTTTTCTTGTTGTAGTTGTATTTACTTGGATCTACTTTTTGGAAACCATCAGGAGCGTAGAAACGTAACAAGTCGCCTTGTAATACAGAATCGGAAAGCTCTAATTCTTTCGCTACTTTTTCTTTCGTTTCTTTCATTTCCTGCGTTTCAGTAGCAATTGGTTCACCTGTTTTTTGATTATACATGTTACCACCAATCATCGAGTAATTAGGGGTTATATAATCGCCATTTCGGAATGGAACCAGTTGTTTATGATCTTTAGAAAGTAAATCAGTACCAAATTGCAAGTACTCTTTGTTATCTACACCAAGTAAGTGAAGTAATGTAGGAAGTAGGTCAACTTGGCCACCATATTGTTCTTGAACGCCACCTTGAACACCAGGAACGTGAATCATTAAAGGAACACGCTGCGCTTGGGCATTTTCAAAAGTGTTGTAATCTTTGCCAAGAATTTTCGTCATTGCTTCTTCATGGTTATCGGAAATACCATAATGGTCACCGTACATGATAATGACAGAGTTATCGTAAAGGCCAGATTTCTTCAAGTAATCAACAAAGCTTTTCACAGATTCGTCTAAATAACGAGCTGTTTGGAAATACGTATCTACAGATGAATCGCCAGTCGTTGCCGGAGCAATTGTAGCATCTTTTTCATCAATTGGATAAGGGAAGTGGTTCGTTAGTGTAATAAAT includes these proteins:
- a CDS encoding BglG family transcription antiterminator, producing MDTQKEILAYLHKQENKWVTSNELADFCGCTTRTIRNNIYKINEATPGVINSAKQGYQINPNIQPEVQTESDAAERKSKLLLELIKNSTKGVDLFDLADILFISEVTLKKDIQQLKSELKEADVQIVIDKNQVKLIGKERAKRKYMISLLYEEGGYRESIKSHIQEMIEFVSIDKLQNIVKEVLASESITTNQYSMMNIVLHYAISIVRIQQGNTLIETQKTLIHKHSKEYEISKKIADILSEEYQIHFSEAETKQLGLLYVGLQNEQSANANQAELDQFVDKNIIEALKIVLTNVEETYLIDLQNEQLFIKLAIHIQSLYYRSRYKAYTRNLSLLDIKTSYPVTFDIAVYISSLLQEKLAIDFNEDEISFIALHIGSFLESENRDNIRLEIGILVDDYHDLRANMLKKLQSLFENEATIKVMENEAYEEDFDIILTTNRDVALEKAGSIFIHPLLTTKDIKKITSRIRTKKKILENNILGQQIDHYIVQSLYSNQIDPSELTPAKIREQMISKMEKQAFVTTDFKKKVEKREQMAPTSFPSGIAIPHSIKNDALRSGVSIMTLQEPIYWNDVKVKIIALVAISKKDANEFNDFFEKFVEIVSEPINAKRLSMAESFEEFIRKLKMMIEESE
- a CDS encoding TetR/AcrR family transcriptional regulator — protein: MDAEGDIIRQMLDLTEKETKMSEKQRRIVAASIELFAEKGYAGTSTNEIAKKAGVAEGTIFRHYRTKKDLLMAITMPTLIGGVIPFLAQSFVKEVFESEYPDFQSFIREIIVNRFEFAKENGKVIKIYFMELFYHDELRVQFSEIFMTHVKGQFDQMIDFYKERGEIVDMPNSTIMRALITNIVGFMLTRFVVMPDANWDDPKEIDDTVSYIMRGLGK
- a CDS encoding permease, with amino-acid sequence MFSHLPDSFLQMNTIFISILIEALPFVLIGVFIAGFIQMFISEQFIARVIPKNKFLAVIVGSFIGIFFPSCECGIVPIVRNLLAKGVPLHAGIAFMLTAPIINPVVLFSTYVAFGSTWEVPLLRVAGSLVVALVVGNIIAYFYKGTGLKDRFLKYEAASEKVAVPAGNLALAGGPAESTTTNFQALTTEAASHNAHAHHHHHGEEHTHAKMTLNQKIWHTVQHAVDEFFSVGKYLVFGALIAAAMQTYIKTSTLVSIGHGPILSILLMMVLAFVLSLCSEADAFIGASFRSVFSTQSIVAFLVFGPMLDIKNLMMMLGAFKAKFVLLIVTSVTIVVFLYALVI
- a CDS encoding ABC transporter ATP-binding protein → MSEIAINVSNLDVKIGKKQILADMSLEIQKGEIFGLIGPSGAGKTTLVKTIIGMEKATSGQTKVLGKVMPNLPVISKIGYMAQSDALYTDLTAKENLDFFASLYSIKGAAKKDRMDYAANLVNLQQDLTKKVTNYSGGMKRRLSLAISVLADPDVLILDEPTVGIDPELRKTIWEELADLKANGKCILVTTHVMDEAEKCDRLAMIRNGKIIAVGTPQELSSKTTSGKLEDAFLEFGGKN
- a CDS encoding glycoside hydrolase family 1 protein, with translation MFENYQFPKDFLWGGAIAANQAEGAFKVDGKGISLADLHKYHKGKTNDEISEEQHKGVSLADIKASIEDKVNYYPKRHGIDFYHTYPEDLALLAEMGFKTFRTSLDWTRIFPTGEEEEPNEAGLKYYDQLIDKIIELGMEPIITILHYETPVEIVLKHGGWHNRKVIDLFEKYGKTVLERYNKKVKYWIVINQINLIQFEPFNSTAIPYDAVDDYLSATYQAVHNQFVASAKIYEYGKALNPDLMIGTMLADCTAYPFSCDPDDIVLAMKRNRMEYFFADVQFQGEYPQYALNYFAENNINIEITDEDKAILQKNTMDYLALSYYYSQMVDSKKNDLDPASITPNPHLKANPWGWAVDPKGLYNALSQYWDRYHKPIIIAENGFGMYDKLENGEIHDDYRIDYLSAHLKEMKRAMYDGVEIIAYCAWGPIDIVSCSSAQMEKRYGFIYVDLDNEGNGTGKRIKKDSFSWYKKVIESNGEDLEA
- the coaA gene encoding type I pantothenate kinase; this encodes MNDYNHYFHFPREEWRKLEVSKDQILTAEELEEIRGLNDRISLQDISEIYLPLIKLIAIQYHEAIFIHGEKMEYLKKKESRAPFIIALAGSVAVGKSTTARVFKLMLDRWFSKTRQVELVTTDGFLYPNKVLEERGIMDKKGFPESYDRDRFAKFLTDLKANKEDVEVPLYSHFTYDVLEETRMMHNPDIVIIEGINVLQADQHESLFPSDFFDFSVYMDANEADIKKWYLERFFMLRETAFQDESSYFHPYTKISKQEAETFALGVWDTINGVNLKENIEKTKYRADLVLHKGTDHLISDIYLRK
- a CDS encoding ABC transporter permease translates to MRILAIVKRIVNQFRRDKRTLALMFLAPLLLITLLTYLFEGDTVKPVVGVSGLTDSMVQELKANDLTIKTYAENTNATDKIKAADLDAFFQQSGEKIEVTYENSEPSLSKEIGLKLQKALMAEQQTQAKNQAKATGEALAKAGIDTSTIPTLTQSPEKLTISTDYVYGDKDTSFFDTISPIFIGFFVFFFVFLIAGISFLRERTTGTLERLMATPIKRIELELGYLIGFGIFALLQSILVAVFSIQVLGMMQNGSLFYVLLITLTLGMVSLALGILLSTFANNEFQIVQFIPIVIVPQVLFCGIFPLDGMADWLVWIAHIMPLYYGANALTSIMVKGEGFAAFANDFYILLGFVLVFVVLNIFALKKYRKV
- a CDS encoding Vga family ABC-F type ribosomal protection protein, which gives rise to MSIIEINQLKIEVGDRTLVEIPHLLVHKKARIGIIGQNGLGKTTLMEVIAGEREATSGSITTHGKLAYIKQLPNEKSTKSGGEKTRKAIQHAMRQNPSVLLADEPTSNLDVDSVKHLERQWSDFHGALLIISHDRAFLNALCTEIWEIKNQNIHVYKGNYQAYLEQKEQQENQAELAYKEFKNKKKQLEASQNYHEIEAGRIVKPGKRLNNKEASAFKAGKGTQQKKQHSTIKALEKRIERLGNVEKPHTTKPIKIITPENRIIKKGNTILSAKETTYKIAGRQLFETNAFSIKAGDKVALIGENASGKTTFLREIIQENPALTCNAQAKIAYFDQELKGLDLTKTLLENITEKSVQTKQVNREVLGSMHFKESDLPKKVSMLSGGERVKLLLSMLLVSDANFLILDEPTNYLDIYAMEALETLIKQFSGTVLFVSHDRTFVKQVAEELLVIENNEMTFHRMTFAEYEESKAPSRITEEDKLILEMRMSEIAAKLMQPNLKPAEKAMLEQDYQEIITKRQQFS
- a CDS encoding TIGR03943 family putative permease subunit produces the protein MFRVFILFGFGFYLMQLHISGDISKYINMKYAYLSFSAMIAAFLLAIIQLIMVFRDEDIGAKTEHMGHIHDGENTILKKIMVYGLLSYALIAGFLFPVATLDSTIVSAKGFHFPKNNAAGDDPYAQNQFLRPDTSGYFGETDYEKMMAKEKAEIIDQNPIKVNDSNYLMTMEILYNYPGEFTGKQIEFTGFVYNDEVTKDNNLFLFRFGIIHCVADSGVFGMLVQMPEKTNLKNDTWLTVKGTITQEYYSPFKMNIPSVQVESYKEVAKPKSVYVYRKY